The following coding sequences lie in one Glycine soja cultivar W05 chromosome 16, ASM419377v2, whole genome shotgun sequence genomic window:
- the LOC114390704 gene encoding UDP-glycosyltransferase 1-like, with product MTMKDSIVLYSALGRGHLVSMVELGKLILSHHPSLSITILFLTPPPNQDTPTSPTAFTCDATAKYIAAVTAATPSIAFHRIPQISIPTVLHPHALNFELCRATGHHLRRILNSISQTSNLKAIVLDFMNYSAARVTNTLQIPTYFYYTSGASTLAVFLQQIIIHENNTKSIKELIIPGLPKIHTDDLPEQGKDQVFIDIATCMRDSYGVIVNTFDAIESRVIEAFNEGLMEGTTPPVFCIGPVVSAPCRGDDNGCLSWLDSQPSHSVVFLSFGSMGRFSRTQLREIAIGLEKSEQRFLWVVRSEFEEGDSAEPPSLDELLPEGFLERTKEKGLVVRDWAPQAAILSHDSVGGFVTHCGWNSVLEAVCEGVPMVAWPLYAEQKLNRVILEEEMKVGLAVKQNKDGLVSSTELGDRVMELMDSDRGKEIRQRIFKMKISATEAMSEGGSSVVTLNRLVDIWREH from the coding sequence ATGACCATGAAAGATTCCATTGTTCTATATTCAGCTTTGGGAAGAGGACACCTTGTTTCAATGGTGGAACTAGGTAAACTCATACTAAGCCACCACCCTTCACTTTCCATCACCATTCTTTTCCTAACCCCACCCCCCAACCAAGACACCCCCACCTCCCCCACCGCCTTCACCTGCGACGCCACCGCCAAATACATCGCCGCCGTCACCGCCGCCACTCCCTCCATTGCCTTCCACCGCATCCCTCAGATCTCAATTCCCACCGTCCTCCATCCCCATGCCCTCAACTTCGAGCTCTGCCGCGCCACCGGCCACCACCTCCGCCGCATCCTCAACTCCATCTCCCAAACCTCAAACCTCAAAGCAATAGTCTTGGACTTCATGAACTACAGTGCCGCACGTGTCACCAACACGCTTCAAATCCCCACTTACTTCTACTACACTTCCGGCGCCTCCACCCTCGCCGTTTTCCTTCAGCAAATCATCATTCACGAAAACAACACCAAGTCCATCAAGGAACTCATCATACCAGGGTTACCGAAAATTCACACCGATGATTTGCCAGAGCAAGGGAAGGACCAGGTTTTTATTGACATTGCCACGTGCATGAGGGACAGTTACGGGGTTATAGTAAACACCTTTGATGCTATCGAAAGTAGGGTTATAGAAGCGTTCAACGAAGGGTTGATGGAAGGAACTACGCCACCAGTGTTTTGCATTGGACCGGTGGTTTCGGCTCCTTGTAGAGGCGATGATAACGGGTGTTTGAGTTGGCTCGATTCACAACCGAGTCACAGCGTTGTTTTCTTGAGTTTCGGAAGCATGGGGAGATTCTCGAGGACTCAGTTGAGAGAGATTGCTATTGGGTTGGAGAAGAGTGAGCAAAGGTTCTTGTGGGTCGTGAGGAGCGAGTTCGAAGAGGGTGACTCGGCGGAGCCACCGAGCTTGGACGAGTTGTTGCCAGAAGGGTTTTTGGAGAGGACCAAGGAGAAGGGCTTAGTGGTGAGGGACTGGGCCCCACAGGCGGCGATACTGAGTCATGACTCGGTGGGAGGGTTTGTGACTCACTGCGGGTGGAACTCGGTGTTGGAGGCGGTGTGTGAAGGTGTGCCAATGGTGGCGTGGCCTCTCTACGCGGAGCAGAAGCTGAATAGGgtgatattggaggaggaaaTGAAGGTGGGTTTGGCGGTGAAGCAGAACAAAGACGGGTTAGTGAGTTCCACCGAGTTGGGGGACCGAGTGATGGAACTCATGGACTCGGACAGAGGGAAGGAGATTAGACAGAGGATTTTTAAGATGAAAATCAGTGCCACCGAAGCAATGTCTGAAGGTGGATCTTCTGTCGTTACTTTGAATCGGTTGGTAGATATATGGAGGGAGCACTAA